The proteins below are encoded in one region of Asticcacaulis excentricus CB 48:
- a CDS encoding pentapeptide repeat-containing protein: protein MQTLTDQILDRGAILLLANRGEPVRLVGCEAEGLDLSDFILNGWVFEDCILRKTKFRGTKLEQAQFVSCKGGQADFTSADLTEAQFTACDFNNTPFKGSGLAQVRFLRCKLTGADFSHSRNMDVSFEDCRLNDARLKNFAFVKQTLKSLDLTNADLQGCDFRQAVFEECSLRDALLDHARFEGADLRGTDIGGVRLEDARRFKGATISRSQAAELLSELGLKVR from the coding sequence ATGCAAACACTCACCGACCAGATCCTTGACCGCGGCGCGATCCTGCTTCTGGCCAACAGGGGTGAGCCTGTGCGGTTGGTCGGCTGTGAGGCCGAGGGGCTTGACCTCAGTGATTTTATTCTGAACGGCTGGGTGTTCGAAGACTGTATCCTGCGCAAGACGAAGTTTCGGGGCACAAAGCTGGAGCAGGCGCAATTTGTTTCCTGCAAGGGTGGGCAGGCCGATTTTACGTCCGCCGATCTGACCGAGGCGCAGTTCACGGCTTGCGATTTCAATAACACCCCGTTCAAGGGGTCGGGTCTCGCGCAGGTGCGCTTTTTGCGCTGCAAGCTGACCGGTGCCGATTTCAGCCATAGCCGCAATATGGACGTCAGCTTTGAGGACTGCCGACTTAATGATGCGCGACTGAAGAATTTTGCCTTTGTCAAACAAACGCTGAAATCGCTCGATCTGACCAATGCCGACCTTCAGGGCTGCGATTTCCGGCAGGCGGTGTTCGAAGAATGCAGCCTGCGCGATGCCCTGCTAGATCACGCCCGTTTTGAGGGGGCGGACCTGCGCGGAACCGATATCGGCGGGGTCCGTCTTGAGGATGCGCGCCGTTTCAAAGGGGCGACCATTTCGCGCTCTCAAGCCGCAGAACTCCTTTCAGAACTGGGACTTAAGGTGCGATAA
- the pnp gene encoding polyribonucleotide nucleotidyltransferase: MFDIKRKTIEWAGRKLTLETGRIARQADAAVLATYGETTVLATVVYARAPKPGQDFFPLTVNYQEKTFAAGKIPGGYFKREGRPSEKETLVSRLIDRPIRPLFVKGFKNEVQVVVTVLSHDMENDPDILGMVAASAALTLSGVPFMGPIGGARVGVINDEYVLNPSLDQMKESALDLVVAGTQDALMMVESEAQELSEDKMLGALMFAHAGMQPVIDAIIELAEHAAKEPFEFEAEDFSDVVAKIKDLVGPDIIAAYAHKGKHERHAAVGEAKKKAAAVLVKSEENPEGYEPAIFGSAFKECEADVLRRDIIDHGKRVDGRAVDKVRQIVSEVGVLPRTHGSALFTRGETQALVVATLGTGEDEQFIDALEGTYKERFLLHYNFPPYSVGEAGRMGSPGRREIGHGKLAWRAIRPMLPSAEEFPYTLRVVSEITESNGSSSMATVCGTSLSLMDAGVPLKRPVSGIAMGLILEKDGYAVLSDILGDEDHLGDMDFKVAGTELGITSLQMDIKVPGITEEIMTKALRQANEGRLHILGEMNKAISGAREELGEFAPKIETIKIATDKIREVIGSGGKVIREIVEKTGAKIDIGEDGTIKIAASEQSKIDAARDWIKSIASEPEIGAIYKGKVVKVVDFGAFVNFFGAKDGLVHISQIKNEKVAKTSDVLSEGDEVKVKFLGFDDRGKTKLSMKVVDQETGEDLTEKLAAEKAARDEARAASGEAPEADGDEGGEERSGGDRPRRSRRPRRD, from the coding sequence ATGTTTGACATCAAAAGAAAAACCATCGAGTGGGCCGGGCGCAAACTGACGCTCGAAACCGGCCGTATCGCCCGTCAGGCGGACGCCGCCGTGCTGGCCACCTACGGTGAAACCACCGTGCTGGCGACCGTGGTTTATGCCCGCGCACCGAAGCCGGGTCAGGACTTCTTCCCCCTGACGGTCAACTATCAGGAAAAGACCTTCGCCGCCGGCAAGATCCCGGGCGGCTACTTCAAGCGTGAAGGTCGCCCCAGTGAAAAAGAAACGCTCGTTTCGCGCCTGATCGACCGTCCGATCCGCCCCCTGTTCGTCAAGGGTTTCAAGAACGAGGTTCAGGTCGTCGTTACGGTGTTGTCGCATGACATGGAAAACGATCCGGACATCCTCGGCATGGTCGCCGCCTCTGCGGCCCTGACCCTGTCGGGCGTGCCGTTCATGGGCCCCATCGGCGGCGCCCGCGTCGGTGTCATCAATGACGAATATGTCCTGAACCCTTCACTGGATCAGATGAAGGAAAGCGCGCTCGATCTCGTGGTCGCTGGTACGCAGGACGCCCTGATGATGGTCGAGTCCGAAGCGCAGGAACTGTCCGAAGACAAGATGCTGGGCGCGCTGATGTTCGCCCATGCCGGTATGCAACCGGTCATCGACGCCATCATTGAGCTGGCTGAACACGCCGCCAAGGAGCCCTTCGAATTCGAAGCCGAAGATTTCTCGGACGTCGTGGCCAAGATCAAGGACCTCGTCGGCCCGGACATCATCGCGGCCTATGCCCATAAGGGCAAGCACGAGCGTCACGCCGCCGTTGGCGAAGCCAAGAAGAAGGCCGCGGCTGTTCTGGTGAAGTCTGAAGAGAACCCGGAAGGCTATGAGCCTGCCATCTTCGGTTCGGCCTTCAAGGAATGCGAAGCCGACGTCCTGCGTCGTGACATCATCGACCACGGCAAGCGCGTTGACGGTCGTGCCGTTGATAAGGTTCGTCAGATCGTGTCGGAAGTCGGCGTTCTGCCGCGCACCCACGGTTCGGCCCTGTTTACCCGCGGTGAAACTCAGGCTCTGGTCGTGGCCACGCTGGGCACCGGCGAAGACGAGCAGTTCATCGACGCGCTCGAAGGCACCTATAAGGAGCGCTTCCTGCTGCACTACAACTTCCCTCCGTACTCGGTGGGTGAAGCGGGCCGCATGGGTTCGCCGGGCCGCCGCGAAATCGGCCACGGCAAGCTGGCGTGGCGCGCCATCCGTCCGATGCTGCCGTCGGCGGAAGAATTCCCGTACACCCTGCGCGTTGTCTCCGAGATCACGGAGTCGAACGGCTCGTCCTCGATGGCCACGGTTTGCGGGACCTCGCTGTCGCTGATGGACGCCGGCGTGCCGCTGAAGCGTCCGGTGTCGGGTATCGCCATGGGCCTGATCCTCGAAAAGGACGGCTACGCGGTTCTGTCGGACATTCTGGGTGATGAAGATCACCTGGGCGACATGGACTTCAAGGTGGCCGGTACAGAGCTCGGTATCACCTCGCTGCAAATGGACATCAAAGTTCCGGGCATCACCGAAGAGATCATGACCAAGGCGTTGCGTCAGGCCAATGAAGGTCGTCTGCATATCCTTGGCGAGATGAACAAGGCCATTTCGGGTGCCCGCGAAGAGCTGGGTGAATTTGCGCCGAAGATCGAGACGATCAAGATCGCGACCGACAAGATCCGCGAAGTCATCGGGTCGGGCGGCAAGGTCATCCGCGAAATCGTGGAAAAGACCGGTGCCAAGATCGACATCGGCGAAGACGGCACCATCAAGATCGCCGCTTCCGAACAGTCGAAGATCGACGCGGCCCGCGACTGGATCAAGTCCATCGCTTCAGAGCCTGAAATCGGTGCCATATATAAGGGCAAGGTCGTGAAGGTTGTCGATTTCGGTGCCTTCGTGAACTTCTTCGGTGCCAAGGACGGCCTTGTCCACATCTCGCAGATCAAGAACGAAAAGGTCGCCAAGACCTCGGACGTCCTCAGCGAAGGCGACGAAGTGAAGGTGAAGTTCCTTGGCTTTGACGATCGCGGCAAGACCAAGCTGTCGATGAAGGTCGTTGATCAGGAAACCGGCGAAGACCTCACCGAAAAGCTGGCCGCCGAAAAGGCCGCCCGTGACGAGGCCCGTGCGGCTTCGGGCGAAGCACCGGAAGCCGACGGTGATGAAGGTGGCGAGGAACGTTCGGGCGGTGACCGTCCGCGCCGCTCGCGTCGCCCGCGTCGTGACTAA